The genomic segment TCGGCAGCATCGAGGATGATTTCCACCAGGGGTTTTTTGGTTGCCGGGTCTTCCACCCCGAGGATTTTTCCAGTGATTTCCACCAGGTACGAGGCTACATCACTTTGGTTCCATTCTTCGAAGATGGACTGGATGGCATGGCTTTCAAGACCATAGATTTTACGCAGGATGTCATAAACTTCGGCGATGGCCTGCATCATGGCGTACTCAATGCCGTTGTGGACCATTTTCACAAAATGTCCGCTGCCGCCTGGTCCGAGGTAGGTACAGCAGGGTCCATCTTCTACTTGGGCGGCGGCCTTTTCCAGGATTTCCCGCACCAGTTCATACCCTTCTTTGTTTCCCCCGGGCATGATAGACGGTCCATGTAGTGCACCGTGCTCTCCACCACTGATCCCGGTCCCCAAAAAGAGGAGGCTTCGTTTTTCGGCTTCCTGGAGCCGCCTTTCGGTATCCTGAAAAAACGAGTTTCCTCCGTCGATGACTAAATCCCCCGGTTCAAGGAGGGGAAAAAGGGTTTCTAAGAATTCATCCACGGCCTTTCCAGCCTTCACCATAAGCATAACCCGACGGGGTTTCCGGAGCGCTGAGACGAACGCTTCCAGGCTGTAGGTCGGCACAATCGGTTCCCCGTGGAGTCGGGTGTTTACAAATTCCTGAGTGCGTTCCTGTGTCCGGTTAAAAACGGCTACCTGAAATCCCTTACGGGCGATATTGAGGGCCAGGTTCTGCCCCATCACCGCCATGCCAATGATACCAATATCACACAGTGCTTTCATGAGCATTCCTCCTCAAGAGTGATTATACCTCTTGGGAAAACCGGGGAAAATAGGTGGTGATTCTGTTTCGCTGTCTCCTTAAAATTTGGTTTTGACCCGATTTCTACCGAGGTAAACCCCCGGTACCCAGTATCCTAAAAAGCCTTAAAAAGTGTAAAATCATTATGATTAGTGAATTAAAGATAGTTTGTCTCAGAGGACGAGAGGTTTGCGTGCGTTGACTCTGTGGGAAGGATATTATTTCGGTACTATGTGGGTGTTAAAAAGCGTAAAATAGGGAAGGATTTGGAATAGGAGGAATCAAGGTGATACAGGAGAAAATTCAAAAAATCGTGCAGAATCGTGAAGCATTTGGAAAA from the Atribacterota bacterium genome contains:
- the gndA gene encoding NADP-dependent phosphogluconate dehydrogenase; this encodes MKALCDIGIIGMAVMGQNLALNIARKGFQVAVFNRTQERTQEFVNTRLHGEPIVPTYSLEAFVSALRKPRRVMLMVKAGKAVDEFLETLFPLLEPGDLVIDGGNSFFQDTERRLQEAEKRSLLFLGTGISGGEHGALHGPSIMPGGNKEGYELVREILEKAAAQVEDGPCCTYLGPGGSGHFVKMVHNGIEYAMMQAIAEVYDILRKIYGLESHAIQSIFEEWNQSDVASYLVEITGKILGVEDPATKKPLVEIILDAAEQKGTGKWASQIAFDLGVPTPVINQSVIARNLSSFKEKRVSLSQIWGCQNDARLHCDADTREALRQTLFLSMVVAFSEGFHLLQVASEEWKYHLNPVDIARIWKGGCILRARMLTAIQKALAENPLLLFTASGFIQRVKESAKQARQIVKIALERSLPVPVLSAALAYIDSWTSAVLPANLLQAQRDFFGAHTYKRIDRPGTFHTTWEGEVE